A genomic segment from Desulfomicrobium apsheronum encodes:
- a CDS encoding DUF4123 domain-containing protein, whose protein sequence is MDIQNMDAAFDLLGTLAGNPNNIYLLMDGARFKNIHAFIYEHEDNPDYIPLYRGTYYESLVEVSPCLVRIKDMHRGLMPWFVRQGADELKALALVSTLPLKDLAEHFRTCLEANLPNQGLALFRFYDPSVMVMLASPALQQQAAFVFKHVSEMYWKIDGAYKSALF, encoded by the coding sequence ATGGATATTCAAAACATGGATGCTGCTTTCGACCTTCTCGGAACGCTCGCCGGGAATCCGAACAATATCTACCTGCTCATGGATGGAGCGCGCTTCAAGAACATTCACGCCTTCATCTACGAACACGAAGATAACCCCGACTACATCCCGCTCTATCGCGGCACCTACTACGAGTCCCTCGTAGAGGTCAGCCCGTGCTTGGTACGTATCAAAGACATGCACAGAGGACTGATGCCCTGGTTCGTTCGTCAGGGTGCGGATGAACTCAAGGCTCTCGCGCTTGTTTCCACACTCCCTCTGAAGGACCTTGCCGAACACTTCCGAACATGCCTTGAAGCGAATCTGCCGAATCAGGGCCTCGCCCTGTTCAGATTCTATGACCCTTCTGTGATGGTGATGCTGGCGTCTCCGGCATTGCAGCAGCAGGCCGCGTTCGTGTTCAAACATGTTTCAGAAATGTACTGGAAGATTGATGGAGCGTATAAATCCGCCTTGTTTTGA